AAATATCCCGTATTAAGCAAATGTGTCTACGATCTTGTCTATACTACTTGCGTGTGTGAATCAAAAAACATACTTTGAATTGTTGCTTACAAAAGATAGATATTTTCTTGCAACCAAAACTTCTAATCTGTGTTAAGTTGGATCCCATATCCATTTTACAAAGTCAGCCATATGTcgtcaaatttttttaaaaatacGCAAAACAATAAGGGGGTGAGTTTATTTGGAAACACTCAATGTTCTGATGAAACTGGTGTGtcttctttcaaaatacGACCATCGCCAAACATTGACATTGATAGTTCCTTGGGCTCAGAGTTTGAAATGGGCTTGGATTTTAACAAAGAAGATTTACATGAGAAATTTCTGGATCTGGTCTTTgaaccaaagaaaaatgttGATAAGTCTGAGCTCTCCTTGGTAACAACTTTCACGGAGTCGTccaaatcaaatgaaaCAAGAGCTAGTTTGAATTCTTGTACGGATGCCAGTATAATTGAGCACGAAACAGAGCCTGAAACTAAGAAGGGCTTGGATACTCGTACTCATAAGACAAATACATTATGTTTATTTAATCAACCAAAGTCGAATAAATCGAAAAAGACTGAAAATCTGACTTCAACTACAAAAATGGAAACCAAAAAACTTATTACACCAAGGGTTTTTGATGGTAAAACGACGATGCAGTTGGAAGAACGAAGCAAGGCTAAGACTATCAGTATTCTGCGTGAAGGTGTATCAAAAACTCAGCCACAGTCACAAATATCCAGCAACTTTCTGGCAGTGTCGTTTTCAGAATTAATCGGGCAGGTAGAAGCTACAAAATGCAACttggaaaaagaattggatCTTACTCGAAGAAAGTTACTGAAGGTGGAATCAGAAAAACTAGAGAGGGATCAGAATATAAGAATCTTGACAGATGTGAATGCTCGAACTAAAAGCCAAGTTGAAGCATTGTTCAAACATGTAACTAGATTGGACTCtgattttaatgatttaagGCATGAGAAAGACAAAGCAGGAAAGAAATACCAAAAGATTAAGGATGACACAAATCGTTATAAAGCTAAAGTAGGTGAGCTTTCTTCTATCCTTGATGAATCAAAGCAAAGTTTGAATTCCATGAGAATGCAAATGCAAGTACATTTTAAGGTCAAAGAGTTGGAAATACAACAGAAAGATGTTCAGCTTGATGAGATATCTGGCCTATTGTCTGAggagaaaataaaattagCTGAAATGCAAAAAATGTCATTTGACTTGTCACAATGGGAATCTAAAATGTTGGAAATGAACCAAAATTTAGCAACAGATATATCTGATCGGTTTTTTAACTCAATTAAACAGTTCATAGGATCCGAAAATTTGAACAACATTTTGGAAAGCaagtttcaatttattgagAAAGAGTTTAAAAGTTTTTTGTCAAACGAAATCGGGTCAAAAGTAGCTGAGTTGGGAGCAGCTTCACTTGataaaaatcaaagatTAAGTGTTTTGGTAAGTACTGAATTTGAGAAAGCAGCTATGGCTGGGATTGAAAATCATGCAACAACTAGAGACTATTTGCTTAAACAATTTCAGGCCAACATTGGATTAATACAAAAAGGTGCTTTGGATGTCCAGGACGTAAGACTTGAATACgatcaaaaatttaaacTGTTGGAGTCGAAGATTACTCATTTGGAAACAAGGAAAACGCAATTGGAGAGAGAGCTTTCTAGTCATAAAAGTTTATCACACGATAAAATATTACATTTAACTGAAAAGCTGCATGGATTACAAGAACAATTAGCTATTGCTAAACAAAAACTCATTGATTGTGATTCCACTGCAGAAAGACTGGCACTTAATATTTTACAAGCTcaagaagaattagaagCAAAAAAGGTCTTGTTGCATGAAAAGGATACTAAATTTTATGAGTTGCAAAAGAATTTGGAGTTCCAACTGTTTGCCTTGCAGTCAAAAGTaaatgaagaaaacaaGAACCGTTTATTCTTTATCGAATCGAGAAATTCATTGTCAAAAGAAGTTAAAGTCTTAGAGTTGGTTATTAAGAATCTTACCAGAGATTATGAAGCCTGTCAAAGAGTAAAGGCAACTGAAACTTTGGAATGTGATAAATGGAAGATCAAATACGATGACATGAAGGAGCAAAATGATTTGTTACAGGAAACACTAAGGAACTGTTTTGcacaaaatcaagaatCAAATGATACTGTATCACAACTCATGCAACAACATGTGGAGCAGTTGAATACAATAAAGAGTGAATTGAATGCTGAACgcaaaaaaacaacaagttTGGAACAAAcgaatttgaaattacaaTCAGAAATAGAAGCCAAAGAGTTGTCCATGAAACTGGAAGAGgatattaattattgtaAAAGGATGTTTGAAGTAGTTGGTGAAACTTTAAAGAATGAGGAGGCTGTAACTAAGGGTTTGGAAGTTCAGATCAAAGATATTTCAGAGTTCATGAAGAATAGTAATATGATCTATCAGCGTGACTTCAAAGATTTGTATGAAACTTTGAGTTCACTAAAATCACAATTAAAACATTCCATGGAAATATCATCCTTTAGATATGATAATAGCAGTACTTTGGAAGGTCCTAAAGTAAACACTGAAAGGCAAGTTTTGCTACCCCTGACAAACCAAAATCTTAGAGGCCATAAACCTGTGGGTGTCTCTGAACCGTCAACCAAAACAACCCAAAGAATTAAAAgtagaaagaaaataccAAAATCTAAAGAATTGGATATCTCACAAGAGCCTTATAAAACACACAGGAAGCACACAAATATCGATTCAAACTTGGGAGCTAACCAATGCAAAGATACTATAACGTTGGCAAATCTGCTGGATCAAAAGGaattggatttgaaaaGTAGGAGTTCTCAAAAGACTTtgaacaaacaaattgcTGAGGATGTGTTTTCCCTCTCCCATATTACAAGTTCACCTCCTTCTAAGAAGtccaagaaaaaatgaaaaatgaacaaaaacCTATCCAAACGTAATTTTTTGCCATATATAGAAAAGTGGATCTCCATACCAATTGGGAAGGTAATTGAGAAGCTCTTCACTCGTACCACTTTTTATGCTAGCACAAGTTTTTTagtctcttttttttgtaagtAATACTACATACTACATTATAACATGTAAGCATACGTATAAATAAAGGTGTCGCACAAAGCTGTTGCTGTGCATAATTATCCCACATAAAAGAATGTGGTGGTGCTTTGGAGGTCGCTAATTTGTGGGGTAGATAATAACCTGTTGATGGTGTTTACGAAATAAGTATCTAATTTATCAAGCACCTTTGTGTTATCGAGTTTTCGTGTTTTAAGTTGGGTGTGACATTCTAAATTCTTCTAACTGGGGCTACtgaagaataaaaatttgaGGATTTTTGTATGACAACTCCTAGCATGACACACACACAGACTGGCAACACCACCAAGATGTTAAACACACATTGGTGGTTGTTTTTCCAAtgtgttgaaaaataaagtttTGTCCGGGGTTGCTGTattgcttttttttcttcggactttttcttttaatcaATAGTGCATTTAAACAGCATACTGTGtcattattctttttaGATACATATATTTAGATTAAAGTTGtagttgtggtggtggtgccAAACTTTTTGATGGGAAGCGTGTGTccaattttcttcttctgttgTGGGGGTGTAGTCGTGTCTTGCTGCAAAATAAAACACCACTCTCTCCCCCACACTTGATTGTGTAACAATCtaaaaaagtaaaataaTTTCACCTGAATAGTAGTACTTGTTTCTTGCAAAATAAtaaccacaacaacaacatcgTATTGAAATGACTTCGTagacaaatcaattaaaaatgattaCTTTCTATTCCCTGTTAATTGAGtagatatttttttgttaattgttgtaaggtaaatttgtaaattaaatattgcTCAAAACGCAtaaccaccacaacaaccaccaaGAAGATGAGAcgagaaaaatttttaataaaggGAGCTCGGAGTTGACAAGAATTTCTTGGCCAAAacacaataataataatttctgAAAAGAGAGGTTTCTATTATGTGATAGAAACTATTTTTTACTAACCGTtgtaataaaaatattgattagCCACTACTCTACTTACGAAATCATCAACCTAAAATCTTTTTCCAATGCTTTCACAACCATTTTATGATCTTGGTTTGGCCCTCTTTAGCTGCCAATTTCTATATACTGAGCATTCACTGGAATGTACGGTCTACAACTTTCGTTGAATGCACGTCTTTTTGTAGATAAGAAATCCATTGGCATTACTTGTGGCAGACATTCAGATTGCTCATTTTTCGCCAAGTACTTTATCAACTTCGCCCCACTTTGCCGcataaaattgttttatttttttattttttgcaGTTCTTTCTCGTGGTTCAAGTATCAAAAAACAGAATTTAAGGTAAGTTTATGCTAGATTTCATCGTCGTCTCCCTTCtattcttttaaattataaataccTTCCAGTTTTTCTTTGTATATCCAAGTTGGCCAAATTGCTGTTCATTTGTTTTAGCTATTATTTTGTTCGTTCTACGAAGAATCTTATTATTGATCTACTGTTAAAGAATATGCCTTCCACATCTTCTCAAAAATCTGTTGGGTCTTCAGTTATGGATCCAAATGAACCGCCAGTTGGAAAAGTTGAAGTTTCCGGAGATGGTGGTGAGTTTGTGG
The sequence above is a segment of the Candida albicans SC5314 chromosome 3, complete sequence genome. Coding sequences within it:
- a CDS encoding uncharacterized protein (Ortholog of C. dubliniensis CD36 : Cd36_80830, Debaryomyces hansenii CBS767 : DEHA2F17930g, Candida tropicalis MYA-3404 : CTRG_04030 and Candida lusitaniae ATCC 42720 : CLUG_04224), with amino-acid sequence MGLDFNKEDLHEKFSDSVFEPKKNVDKSELSLVTTFTESSKSNETRASLNSCTDASIIEHETEPETKKGLDTRTHKTNTLCLFNQPKSNKSKKTENSTSTTKMETKKLITPRVFDGKTTMQLEERSKAKTISISREGVSKTQPQSQISSNFSAVSFSELIGQVEATKCNLEKELDLTRRKLSKVESEKLERDQNIRILTDVNARTKSQVEALFKHVTRLDSDFNDLRHEKDKAGKKYQKIKDDTNRYKAKVGELSSILDESKQSLNSMRMQMQVHFKVKELEIQQKDVQLDEISGLLSEEKIKLAEMQKMSFDLSQWESKMLEMNQNLATDISDRFFNSIKQFIGSENLNNILESKFQFIEKEFKSFLSNEIGSKVAELGAASLDKNQRLSVLVSTEFEKAAMAGIENHATTRDYLLKQFQANIGLIQKGALDVQDVRLEYDQKFKSLESKITHLETRKTQLERELSSHKSLSHDKILHLTEKSHGLQEQLAIAKQKLIDCDSTAERSALNILQAQEELEAKKVLLHEKDTKFYELQKNLEFQSFALQSKVNEENKNRLFFIESRNSLSKEVKVLELVIKNLTRDYEACQRVKATETLECDKWKIKYDDMKEQNDLLQETLRNCFAQNQESNDTVSQLMQQHVEQLNTIKSELNAERKKTTSLEQTNLKLQSEIEAKELSMKSEEDINYCKRMFEVVGETLKNEEAVTKGLEVQIKDISEFMKNSNMIYQRDFKDLYETLSSLKSQLKHSMEISSFRYDNSSTLEGPKVNTERQVLLPSTNQNLRGHKPVGVSEPSTKTTQRIKSRKKIPKSKELDISQEPYKTHRKHTNIDSNLGANQCKDTITLANSSDQKELDLKSRSSQKTLNKQIAEDVFSLSHITSSPPSKKSKKK